The nucleotide window AACTCCGCCCACTGTCTCTTCACAGCGAGCCGGACGATCGCGCGCGACCAGAACACAATGACTCTCCGGCTACAGTCCAGATAGTCATACCACCAAGTCATACAGACGCCGCCCATTCTACAGCACCTTCAGGAGCCCTGGAGGGTCTGACGACCACGGATGCTACCAGGCTCAGCAGCCGACTGCTCACGAAGAGGTCGACAACTCTTCAGGACCCACAGAACAGTTGCAGTGGAGAGCGCAGCCATACTTCATTTACCCGGCTTGGGTCTCGTCCGTTCACCTGCGTATTCTGTCTTGAAAGCCATGTAAATAGCCTGGTGGCAGTTCTCTGCGGGCACGTCTTCCATCGGGCTTGCCTTGAAGAGTATGTGAAACGGACATATGAAAGCCAAGCTCAGGAGACGCAGTTGGTGAGAGTCACATGTCCCAGCTGCCGGGCGGCATGCGTCGGCTATGCTGACAAATCAGCTGCGGACCACACACAAGGGCCTGTCTTCACTTTGGAACCGCGGCAGGCGTGGACCATCGACATGGAAGGGGTGCGTTTATACGTGTAAAAAGCCTCCGATAAATCATATGGATCGTATTGAACTCAGAGGGCGTTGGTTGTATACTGGATTAAAAAGCAATTGGATTGATCATCATGCAATTACACAAACTAGACCAAGGGTACAACAGTACTACGCTCTTACACCATATTTGCAACCGCGTGTACGGAGCTGCTTACAATAGTCCAGCTTGTAACGTTACCATCCACCCTTCCAGCCTTCCTGATGATGTATGCATTGAGACTCTTACTGTAGGTAATTGCACTGCTACAGTCGATGACTATTTTACTCTGTAGCACGACTGTCATGCAATAAGGATATATTGGCTGGTCCGGCTATGGAGAGGGCAACCGGCCACAAATATATATGTCGCAGAGCTAGTAGCGCAGCTGCTCCAAagagcatcatccccacacttacatatatatatctagccACAACAGAAATCATGTATGACGTCACATTGAATGCTACATTGGTACATTGTCGCTGTTGTCCATATGTACTGTACACTCCGGGTTGGGACCTGTTTGGCCATCTCTGTCAAGGTATCCTGAACATGGCAGTCCCAGACCAGGAAGATGTAATCGTCGCCGCAACAGCGTAATGCAGATCAACTCATTCAGAAGCTCCCTAACGATTGCCCCGACAACGGGACGTTGAGAGGAGTACAGTTCGTGATATAGTCTACACGCTTCTGGGTATGTTTACCTGTTTACCCACATCAAGCACGCGCCCGCGCGTACGGCCGCCCGTCACTTAGCATGGTTCCGCCAGACCGCGCTAGATCAGATCCGGAATAGCGTATGACGCGTAGTACACTATTTGCCTTGGGAGCTCACGTGAAATGCTGTTTGGGTCAGCGTCAGTTACGTGAGTTTGACTGTTGGGTTCCGACCTAATTACAAGATGCTTGATTATCCGCC belongs to Aspergillus luchuensis IFO 4308 DNA, chromosome 3, nearly complete sequence and includes:
- a CDS encoding uncharacterized protein (InterPro:IPR001841,IPR013083;~PFAM:PF00097,PF13639) — protein: MRVSKKGRGKLSSGPKRQPSRISHDHELRPLSLHSEPDDRARPEHNDSPATVQIVIPPSHTDAAHSTAPSGALEGLTTTDATRLSSRLLTKRSTTLQDPQNSCSGERSHTSFTRLGSRPFTCVFCLESHVNSLVAVLCGHVFHRACLEEYVKRTYESQAQETQLVRVTCPSCRAACVGYADKSAADHTQGPVFTLEPRQAWTIDMEGVRLYV